The DNA window GATGAGAGCCGGATTCCGGTGGTGTATGTGACGGCCCCGCCGAAAGGGTCGCCCCGCAAGTTGGCGATGGAGTTCGCACGGTTTCTGGGGCTTCCCACGCTCAATCAGCGGATGAACGTGACCGATATTTCCGATGCCGTGTGCCAGGTGCTCATCGATGCCCGTACCGACATCGTGGTGGTCGATGAAATCCACAACCTCAACCTCGACACCCGCGCCGGCGAAGAACTGTCCGACCACCTCAAATACTTCACCGAGCATCTGCCTGCGACATTCGTTTACGCCGGGATCGAAGTGGAACGCTCGGGGCTGTTCACCGGCACGCGGGGACGGCAGTTGGCCGGCCGTTGCGGGGTGATCCACACCAGCGCATTCCCCGACGCCAAGGAGTGGCGACAACTCGTCGCCGCCATGGAAGGTACCTTGCGTCTGCATCGACACGAACCGGGAAGCCTTGTCGCCCAGGCCCGTTACCTGCACCGCCGCACCGGCGGGATGATCGGCAGCCTGGCCCACTTGATCCGGGCTTCAGCAATCCAAGCGATGCTCGACGGCACCGAGCACATCACCCGCGAGGCCATGGACGATATTTTGATCGACTACGCCGCCCACACGGCCGCGGCCCGC is part of the Mycobacterium sp. 050128 genome and encodes:
- a CDS encoding ATP-binding protein, producing the protein MATVTEIAAVGQLEDRRQPTTTLEGWRRFVDADPPEFTLLADDEWASLGEDERTAYNEARVAHHSELVVVTTSAIEAITHQGRLLTLLNQREIGARRGLIISGGAATGKTTAIKQLGRFHELRTRARFPGDESRIPVVYVTAPPKGSPRKLAMEFARFLGLPTLNQRMNVTDISDAVCQVLIDARTDIVVVDEIHNLNLDTRAGEELSDHLKYFTEHLPATFVYAGIEVERSGLFTGTRGRQLAGRCGVIHTSAFPDAKEWRQLVAAMEGTLRLHRHEPGSLVAQARYLHRRTGGMIGSLAHLIRASAIQAMLDGTEHITREAMDDILIDYAAHTAAARTAS